The Asterias amurensis chromosome 20, ASM3211899v1 region aaggaATTGTACACTATTGGAATTCACCTCTCCTCTGGTCATCAATCAAGACAACATTtatacaatttcatcaaaataagCGATTCTATtcaaaacaacaactaaatCAATGGGCTTTAAGATGGCACAAACCTAACATCATTCCATTGTCTCATAGTGGAACTTTGACGAGAAATGTGCATAATTGTTGATGACGGGTGGGTGAGCTTTTGAATTGGCATCTTGCGTGGTTCTGTTCTTGTGTTAAATGCTAATAAAGTAGGATTTGGGACATTGCATAAACACACAATGCTTCCCGAATTGTGCTGCAATAAGACACAAAATAATATACAGAATGTTTAAAAGCATGgcctttctttttaaaagcacAATCTTTCGTAAAATCTTTCTCGTCAATTTAGTTGAAGGTTATTCAACGCTAATAGAGACGTGTGGCTCATTTTCATATTCAGAGCTTTCAAAAAAGATTATGGAAGAGCTCCTCACACTGCATCTTTGACAAAAGCGCCCTCTCGTGTTCAATCCACCAAGAATCCTCTGAACATTCACGCAATATCCGCTGGAAGATCTCGTGGTGTATCGCGAGATTGTTTCTCtttgtttcttgactttgaTGGATCTCTTTCACGACCACTCTTTGAGCGAGTCCTTGTTCGCGTTTTGCGAGTTCGACTTCTTTTTCGTGATTTTCGCCGTGCCGACTTTCTTTTCGAGCTTTCTTTGTCGTTTTTATATTGACCTACTGCCGCTGCTTCAGTGATAAGGTCGtcttctgttgaaaaaaaaatcattaaaacagtCATTTATCTAAAGTTATACTCGTAAGTCCTGTCATTGTACATTTTTATCTAGGGGGAAGACTTGTCCACGTCAGACCATGGTATATGTAGGCAGGCAGTAAGTTTATTTAACTACGCAAAACTACCTGCTACATACAGTGTCATTCTTTTCcaataaacagacaaacaagtTTAAACTTTGATAGTCAGCTAAGAACGTTGATGAATCTCTTGCTAACAGTAATTGGTTTATGTGGGGAATCCGACGACATACCACTACCCGGATGTCTAATTGGCATCAACCCCAGTGAAAACTTCTAAATGTTTCTCTCCATCATGTCATCCAAGGAATGTTCAAAACTATTGTTTACCTTGACAATATCTTTGCACCATTCGACACTCTCTGGTCTCTAAGAGCTCGGGACAACTCTCCCCTCCCGGTGAGGGCGGTGTGATGATTCCTCTCATACGAGATTCTTCTCCCCATTTGTACCCACAGAGGGCGCCATTTTTCTGACAAGGAGTCCAGCTATCCCACTCGGACACCACGCAATTAACTGTAAGAGATTGATGAGTTTTCAGTTAATGTTCATAAGTCAGATAAAGAAATCGATAATAcatcattttgcaaaaagaGTAGGTTAACTTCATTTCCACACCTCTTAATGAAATTAGAATTAGTGAGGCGTCAATCTGTTATAATAATTCGAATTACCTATCAAAAATAGTATTCAAAGTCTGCCTAAAGTTGCAAGACATTTATTAGCGTCAACATTGACCGTTCTGTTTAAGTCAAACCGAGTACTCTAGTTTATttggctctcttttaacatcggtcttaTCAATGATAACTATGGTAAGAAAGATTTTAAAAGAGAGCCAAAAACAgcccaacaaggtgggctagtctTGCTGCCCTCCCTCTTGTGGGTTCACAGCCCTTTTCTGTCTGACCCCTGGCCCGATCTGACTAAAACTCATACTCATAGGCCATTGGGAGTAAAGTCTATAGGAGCACAAGTTCAAAATAAAGACTTGCTTTGTGCCCATTATTAAAAAATCTGTCCCAACTTTCCAGTAGGCTAATTTTAACATACAAATTGAGAGAATTAGCAATGAAAAGTCACCATGGTAACGACATGACTTATCTCCGACTGAACTGGTTCAAATTAACTCAGTGCCTATGTACCTGTATCGACGCAGTGCCCACTCTTTCTGTCTGCCCATGTGCCCTCAGGGCACTGTGCGTAACATTTCCCGTTGTATCCGAAGAACGGTGACTGACAGTTTGAACAAACGGTTCGGCTGTAACAAGACTCGCAGTTCTCCACTCTGCATTCTGAATATATGAAGAATGGTAAAAGaacatgtaaatgtattttggggtctatttgtttgttttgtttttggtgggttgtgttttagttttgtttggTGATGGGTAGGGGAGATTGtcattgcttaaaggaacacgttgccttggatcggtcgagttggtctttgaaaagcatttgttataaaatgtatataggtagaaagatgctgtaaaagaagaatacaatgatccacacaaacatgcctcgaaattgtacggttttccttttacctcgtcgactaacacggtcggccatttatgggagtcaaattgttgactcccataaatggccgaccgtgttagttcgcacagtacaaggaaaaccacgcaatttagaggcaaacttgtgtggataattgtattctacttttaaaacatctttccaaccatatgcattttataacaaacggttaaaaacgctttgttatagaccaactcgtccgatccaaggcaacgtgttcctttaatactattCAGTTCTTAGACCATGTTTCCAAGTAAATACAGTGCCACCACGACGAGAAGCGAAAAGGAAACTATTTTCTTAGAATAACTTTTTCTATAGTTATAACTATTTATAGTAAGACAGCATTTGGTGTCGCCATCAAACTAATTTGAGTGTTGGTAATCTTTTTCATGCCTATCTTCAGTGGCATCTGGCATGGGCTTTGTGTGGCCACACATCGTCTGTACTGTTTTAAAAACCCAAACCAGACAAGCGAAGTGACTTAGAATGGCGACTGTGTAATT contains the following coding sequences:
- the LOC139952624 gene encoding R-spondin-2-like; protein product: MATFLDWEILLMLCFTVMLVVVDSGDTWRVKTKACPQGCNSCTMFNGCVTCKPRYLLLLHRSGMKQMGYCRHTCPPGYYASTMSDVNRCSKCRVENCESCYSRTVCSNCQSPFFGYNGKCYAQCPEGTWADRKSGHCVDTVNCVVSEWDSWTPCQKNGALCGYKWGEESRMRGIITPPSPGGESCPELLETRECRMVQRYCQEDDLITEAAAVGQYKNDKESSKRKSARRKSRKRSRTRKTRTRTRSKSGRERDPSKSRNKEKQSRDTPRDLPADIA